The following proteins are co-located in the Amphiprion ocellaris isolate individual 3 ecotype Okinawa chromosome 7, ASM2253959v1, whole genome shotgun sequence genome:
- the LOC111580675 gene encoding B-cell receptor-associated protein 29 isoform X3, with the protein MGLQWTAVAIFLYAEIAVIVILCLPFISARRWQSIFKLRIWNFMARFWNKVFLTMIIILIVLFLDAVREVRKYSGKEIGTDAKLQPNMFDHLHMKLFRAQRNLYISGFAVFLWLVMKRLVTLINQLASVSGNTAALQAQAQSANQTAEKYLKDNELLKQTLMEGKGDKATAEGMELLRKEVEKLKEELKTSGDALKKSQSEADVMKKQTEGLAREYDRLLKEHQELQNLQDSGNKKDD; encoded by the exons ATGGGTTTGCAATGGACAGCTGTGGCAATCTTTCTGTATGCAGAGATTGCAGTCATTGTCATCCTCTGCTTACCCTTCATCTCTGCCAGGAG ATGGCAGAGCATTTTCAAGCTGAGGATCTGGAATTTTATGGCGAGGTTTTGGAACAAAGTGTTTCTCACCATGATCATAATACTTATTGTTCTCTTCCTTG ATGCTGTCCGTGAAGTGAGGAAGTATTCTGGCAAAGAAATTGGCACAGATGCAAAGCTGCAACCAAATATGTTTGACCATCTGCACATGAAACTCTTTAGGGCCCAGAGGAACCTCTACATCTCTGGCTTTGCTGTCTTCCTCTGGCT ggtTATGAAGCGACTGGTCACCTTAATTAACCAACTGGCATCTGTGTCTGGAAATACAGCTGCTCTTCAGGCACAGGCTCAGAGTGCGAACCAGACTGCTGAGAAATACTTGAAAGACAATGAGCTGCTGAAACAG ACTCTGATGGAAGGGAAGGGTGATAAAGCTACTGCGGAGGGCATGGAACTGCTGAGGAAAGAAGTAGAGAAACTGAAGGAAGAACTGAAGACCTCAGGAGATG CCCTGAAGAAATCCCAGTCAGAGGCAGATGTAATGAAGAAGCAGACGGAGGGCCTCGCCAGAGAGTATGACAGATTGTTGAAAGAACATCAGGAGCTCCAG AATCTTCAAGATAGTGGAAATAAAAAGGACGACTAG
- the LOC111580675 gene encoding B-cell receptor-associated protein 29 isoform X2: MGLQWTAVAIFLYAEIAVIVILCLPFISARRWQSIFKLRIWNFMARFWNKVFLTMIIILIVLFLDAVREVRKYSGKEIGTDAKLQPNMFDHLHMKLFRAQRNLYISGFAVFLWLVMKRLVTLINQLASVSGNTAALQAQAQSANQTAEKYLKDNELLKQTLMEGKGDKATAEGMELLRKEVEKLKEELKTSGDALKKSQSEADVMKKQTEGLAREYDRLLKEHQELQIVLSCMPSSTRPPLTRPACRLWS; this comes from the exons ATGGGTTTGCAATGGACAGCTGTGGCAATCTTTCTGTATGCAGAGATTGCAGTCATTGTCATCCTCTGCTTACCCTTCATCTCTGCCAGGAG ATGGCAGAGCATTTTCAAGCTGAGGATCTGGAATTTTATGGCGAGGTTTTGGAACAAAGTGTTTCTCACCATGATCATAATACTTATTGTTCTCTTCCTTG ATGCTGTCCGTGAAGTGAGGAAGTATTCTGGCAAAGAAATTGGCACAGATGCAAAGCTGCAACCAAATATGTTTGACCATCTGCACATGAAACTCTTTAGGGCCCAGAGGAACCTCTACATCTCTGGCTTTGCTGTCTTCCTCTGGCT ggtTATGAAGCGACTGGTCACCTTAATTAACCAACTGGCATCTGTGTCTGGAAATACAGCTGCTCTTCAGGCACAGGCTCAGAGTGCGAACCAGACTGCTGAGAAATACTTGAAAGACAATGAGCTGCTGAAACAG ACTCTGATGGAAGGGAAGGGTGATAAAGCTACTGCGGAGGGCATGGAACTGCTGAGGAAAGAAGTAGAGAAACTGAAGGAAGAACTGAAGACCTCAGGAGATG CCCTGAAGAAATCCCAGTCAGAGGCAGATGTAATGAAGAAGCAGACGGAGGGCCTCGCCAGAGAGTATGACAGATTGTTGAAAGAACATCAGGAGCTCCAG